AAGTATCAAAGTATATATCTGAGAGTGGTTGGAAAAAGTAAGTGCCCGTACCTTCACCCAACATAAATGGCATTTTATCATCCTGACTTACTTTTTCAGCCAGTAGGTTAGCATCAGCGCGGGGCTTTAGCAGCACATAATTTACTCCCCCATTGAAAGGTTTATTCGATACTCCTCGAGGAAATAATGCGTCGAACTGCCAATGGCTATTTTCGGGAAACTCATCCAATACCCCCTGCACAGTCAGTGCTAACTCAATGGTATCTTGCTGCCAGTAGACTACTTCGCCTACCGATGGTTGATCACCAAATAATTTTTGAGCCAATGTCTGACTGAGTATTATTCCTTCCTTCTGGAGTGCCTTGGTTGGGCTTCCTTGCGTAAACGGAAAGTCAAATAGTGAGAAGAAATTAGTGTCTACTTCTACTACCATTGTCTCCGAAAATTCTTTATTCTGCTGACTAATTGTGATTCCGTCGCGGTTTAGCTCATTAACTCGACAAAGTTGTTCTATATCGGAATAATACTCCTGAAGATAGTCTGAGGCCGGATTGATAATGTAGGTGATCGTTCCGTCACTTTCCCAGGGATCGTCACTAATTAGCCGATAAATACGCTGGCGTTGGCTATGAAACGAATCAGTATTTGCCTCCCGCAGAATAAATGCAATCAGTACTGTGGCGAACGATAACCCAATCGTTAAGCTCAGAATAATAACGGCAGCATTGAGCTTGTTTTTGAACAGCGTTCTAATAACCAATTTGAGCGTATTCTTAATCATAGCGGCTCCAGATTACTCTTTATCTTCGGATGAATCTTCGTCTTCTTTCAAATCATCTTCCACGTATTTCATCAGTTGCTCAAATTCCCGGATGTCCATGTCGTTTTCCTGGGCGAAAAAAGATACCAACTTAGGAAATGAACCACCGAAGTAACCTCCTAGAAAGTTCTTTAGAAAGAAGCTGCTGTACGCCTTCTTGTCAATGAGCGGATAATACTCGTGGGTTTTGCCATAAGCTGTATAGCCCACAAAGCCCTTTTTCTCCAAAATCCGCACAATGGTAGAAACCGTATTATAGGCCGGCTTTGGCTCATCCATTTTAGCCAGAATATCTTTGACAAACCCTTTTCTGATTTGCCACAAAATCTGCATAACCTGCTCTTCAGCTTTGGTAAGTTCTTTCATTTTTTGATTGTTCAATTGCTCAATGGTTCTATTGCCCGATTGCTAAATAGCTAGATTGCTAATTGTTGGTTAGTGATTGCTGAGTTACTTTCCGGTGTTATATCTCCCGTTTTCATTGCCTCATTGTAATTGGAAGATGATAGGAAGCGCCATTCGAACTCGCACTGGCTTACCTCGCTGCTTTCCTGGATTCCAACGTGGAGCACTCCCTAATACTCGTACTGCTTCCTCGTCACAGCCACCGCCAATTCCTTTGATTACCTGAATATCCGTGAGAGAACCATCTCTATTTACCACAAATTGGACAAAAACCCGCCCGTCAATTCCTTGCCGAACTGCTAATTTGGGGTACTTCATTTTACTGGCAACGTACTGGTAGAATGCTTTTTCACCTCCTGGAAACGAAGGTTTTTCTTCAACGACAATATGAATTTCATCAGTTTCTTCTACCTCAGGCTCATCCATTTTAGTAAAATCAGGAGTTGGATCGCTAATATCCACATCAAGAACGATATCAATAACATCTTCTATATCTTCTTCATCAGCTACCGGAATAATTACCGGTTGCACTTTAGGTTTGGGTGGTTCCTGAACAGTGCTTTTAATGGGAGGAAGCACTTCGTCAATAATTTCAGGCCGCTCTGGAAGTTCAATAACTCCGATGGGCGAACGCCATTCAAAGGCAACTACAACCACTGATACTGATAATATTAATCCAATGGTAAAATGGTACGAACGGCGACGTTCCAGATCAGCTTGCTTCGTTTTCTTGGTCTTCATAATACTACACGGTTACGTTCTTTCGTTCAATATATAACGAATAATTTAGTTTTCAAACTATACAATTAGTTTTTTAACTAAAAAATTAGTTATTAATACTAAAAAGAAAGCCGAATCAAAATTCAGCTTTCTTTTTTTATAAGTTTATTAAGTACACTGTGTAAGAAGTTTTCAAATGTTTTATATCGTCATCGGACGCCGAGCGTTGCGAGAAGCGAAGAATGAGCGACGTGTCGGACGGCCGATGCCGCAATCCTGCGTTACGGCGGATGGTGCGTGAGATGGTCGCGTCGGCGATCGCGCGGCGAACCGTCCGATTCGCGGACTCGCCATGACAAAATAAGTATACATAAATTTTTTACACAGTGTACTAAGCGCTTTTAAGCTTATTAATTTTAATAATCTTCAGCGAGGCCAATAGCTTCATTAGTGGGTACGTAGGGTCAATTTCAAACCAACGAGTAGCAAAATCTTGGCGATTTGGCAGCTTATGATGATTGTTCTGAAATAGCTCACCCAGCATTAAGAAGTCAAACACTAACGTATTCTTTGATTTATCATTATTGTCAAAGTTAGAGTACCCGTACTTGTGACCGCACCAGTTCACAATAGCTCCGTGCACAGGTCCCATTAGGTAGTGCAATGGTAACAGGCCGTACATCCACCAGTGGGTGCCCGGCAGTTCTGCAAAGGAAATTGCCCAAATATAAAACAGGCTGTACATTACTCCCCAGCCTACGCGCACGTACCATAAATCCGCAAATTTATCGAAGGCAGGCCAATCAGGTAAATCCTTCGTAAAGCGAGCTTCTGGCTCTACGTCGTAGTCCAAAATATTGTTATAAATATTCTTAGTTTCCCACATCATGGTAAATAGGTTTTCAGTATGATGGGGCGAGTGCGGATCATTCGGGGTATCGCTGTATGCATGGTGCATTCGGTGCAGCACGGCGTAAGCTCTCGGGCTCAGATACGATGATCCCTGCGTAAGCCACGTAAGCACGTAAAATACCTTTTCCCAAATCGGGTTCATCACAAACATCTTATGCGCTGCGTAGCGGTGCAAAAAGAACGTCTGAAAGAACAATGAGAAGTACCAGTGAGCGAGAAAGAGTGCAATGATAATCACAAATGGATAATTTTAGTGGTAAATGAATTGGTTGAGTAAATATACGAAATATGCGCTATCCTATAACGATTGAAAACTGTAATTATGTGCGAAACCTCACAAATATGTTTCACTAACAAGGTGGGCTGGTAAGAAGTTCTTGTATTTTGTCTTCTACTCTGACTGCGTAAAGGCAAAAGCAACAATATTGGCTCCCATTTTAAGGGCTTGTTGGCGTACTGTTTCGGGGTCATTGTGAATACGTTGGTCTTCCCAGCCATTGCCCAAATCGCTTTCGTAGGAGTAAAAACAAACTAATCGTCCTTCATAAACCAAACCAAAACCCTGAGCCGGATTGCCGTCGTGCTCATGAATTTTGGGTAAGCCTTTCGGAAAATCGTACTTCTGATGATAAATTGGATGCTCTACTGGTAGTTCAACAAACTCCAATTCAGGAAATACTTTTTTCATCTCCAGCCGAATAAACTCATCCAAACCGTAATTATCATCCACGTGCAGAAACCCTCCCGAAATCAGATATTTCCGTAAATTTTCAGCCTCATCATCAGTGAATACAATGTTTCCATGACCAGTCATATACACGTACGGGTATAAAAACAGCTCAGGACTACCTACATCTACTACTTCCTCCTCCAGCGCCAGATTTGTGTTCAGATTACTATTGCAAAAATCAATCAAATTGGGCAAAGCGGTTTTGTTGGCGTACCAATCGCCCCCACCATCGTATTTTACTTTGGCAATAGTAATTCCTTGACCGTTGACTAATATTGGCAAGTTGCAAAAAATGACAAACATAATTAGCAAAGCTAGTAGTCGCTTTCTGAGGCAGTGGAAATGAAGCATTAACAGTAGCGTAAATTACGGTTGTTAGAAGAAAATTAATCTGAGAACGATCAAGAAAGTAAAATCGTTTGAGCTGTCTATTTTTTCTTCATTCAGGCAGACCGTTCAATCGCTTTACATCATCTATACCGGAATTATAACCTCATATAATTGAATGTCAATGATTTAATAAAATCTAGTAATTGTTGTAAGAATCAAACTAAAAATAGCTATTTATTGACTTATTTATACCTAATGCTCGTATTTTTTATAAAGTAGCTTGGCATTCAGGGCATTAATTCCTTATTTAGTATTTACAATCAATATTTTGGGCTAATTTAACTGCTCATGCGCTTCTTTTCATATTAATCTTTTGTTCACTTTCACTAATACCTAATAATCTTATGAAAAAAATTGAAGCCATTATCCGAACTTCTAAGTTTGAGCAGGTGGTGGAAGCCCTAGCCGATGCTGGCGTCACCTTTCTATCATTTTACGATGTAAAAGGGCATGGCTTAGAAAAGGAATACCGTACCTACCGGGGCACAACGTATGATGTAGGCTACATCCCCCGCACTAAGTTAGAAATTGTGGTGTCTGAAGAATTCTTACAAAAAGCAGTAGACACTATTCTGGACGCAGCAAAAACCGGCAAAATTGGTGACGGTAAAATCTTTGTTACTCATTTAGATGAGGTATATCGCATTCGCACCGGAGAAAAAGGACACGAGGCTATCAATTAACAATGTGAAATTGAAAATTGACAAGGGGTAATGGAAAGTAGAGACCGTAATTTAAAATCAACCGCTGACAAAACCAAAAGGCTGAATCTTATAATCCAGCGACTAACTTTCTGATCTGCAATTTTCAATTTTTCTTAACTAGTGACCATTTAGCAATAGAACCATCAAACAATTTAGTCATTCAAAAAAACTCTACTAAAAAGCTACTCTAACTAATGGAAGAAATCTTTACTACGAATAACTTATGGATGATGATGGCCACCATCTTGGTGTTTATCATGCACTTGGGCTTTGCCTCACTTGAGTCTGGTCTTACTCAGTCTAAAAATACCGTTAACATCTTATTTAAAAATGCGACAATTCTGCCCATTGGGCTGCTCACCTACTGTTTATGGGGCTTCAATATTATGTATCCCGGTGATGAATTTACGGGGAGCTTCTTCGGTTTTGCTGGGTTTGGCTTAGATATGCCCGAAGGAGCTAACGATGGTGGATACAATGAAGGGTATACTTATTGGACTGACTTTATCTTTCAGGCAATGTTTGCTGCTACCGCCGCTACCATTGTTTCGGGAGCTGTAGCCGAACGTATTAAACTGAATAGCTTCCTTATTTTCACCGTTATTTATGTGGGGCTTATTTATCCTATGGTAGGTATGTGGAAATGGGGCGGTGGCTTCCTGGATGCTATGGAAACTTCATTCTACGATTTTGCGGGTTCTACCCTAGTTCACTCCGTGGGAGGCTGGGGAGCTTTAGTAGGTGTAATGCTGCTAGGGTCTCGATTAGGTAAATATGTAGATGGAAAAATTCGCCCAATTCCTGGTCATAGTATGCCACTGGCCACTATCGGAGTATTTTTGCTGTGGTTTGGCTGGTACGGTTTTAACGGTGGCTCAGTACTAAGTGCCAACCCTGGTTTGGTATCTTTGGTTTTTGTCACTACTTCGCTAGCTGCTGCTGGCGGAGCTATTGGGGCACTGATAACGGCTCTGATTGTGGTTCGTTCTAACGATCTTTCTATGGTGCTCAACGGTATTTTAGGTGGTTTAGTCGGTATCACTGCGGGGGCTGACCAAATGGGAGTAACTGATTCAATTATCATAGGGTTGGTTGCAGGAGCCTTAGTAGTACTGGCTGTTGTGTTCTTTGATCGTATGAAATTGGATGATCCGGTAGGAGCCATTTCAGTTCACTTAGTATGCGGTATTTGGGGAACATTGGCGGTAGGAATCTTCGGAGAATTAGCCGGAGGGGCTCAATTCGTCAGTCAGCTAATTGGCGTAGGTGTGGTTGGTGTTTTCTGTTTTGTCTCGGCCTTACTGATTTTCTACTTACTTAAAGTAACCGTAGGCATACGAGTATCTAGAGAAGAAGAAATTGAAGGATTGGATATTGGTGAGCATAAAATGCGAGCGTACCCTGATATGGTAGAAGATCATACTCGAGATAAAGTATTTAGTTAAGCACCACTCTTCTTTACATAACTATACAACTGCCTCACTATCTGAGGCAGTTTTTTTGTCCCCAAATTTCTTATCCGTTTTAATATTGATATTTTTCTCTTAGATTTGCAGTCCTTTACAGCAAAGCTGTACACTGCACTCGTAGTTCAACTGGATAGAATACCAGATTTCGGCTCTGGGGGTTGAGGGTTCGAATCCTTCCGAGTGCACTATTTCCTCTCTTTTTACTATTCTGGCTAAGTTAAAGCCAAGGCTCTTTTTTCTGAAGCTAACCATATACTTTAAAAAGTAACCGTCAGTCCACCGTTTACTTCTAAAACTGAGCCAGTCATATAGGAAGCGTCCGGTCCGGCCAAAAACCAAGCTACTCCAGCAATCTCTTCTGGTGTTCCAGCTCTTTTTAGTGGCAGATGACTGTTTTTGATGTAATTGTCGTAAAACCACTGGGTTTCCAGCTCGTTTTTTCCGTCTTCTTTTACCGACATTGGTGTGTTCACAAAACCAGGAGCAATAGCATTGGTTAATATATTTCGAGGGGCTAATTCTACGGCTAATGCCCGGGTAAGCTGCGTAATCGCCGCTTTTGCCATGCCGTAAGCCGAGCTACCGTAGGCCACTCTGTCGTGATGGATAGAGGTAATATTAATGATACGCCCTCCGTCTTCTAACTGAGGAACCAAAGCCCGGCAAACTTTTACGGTGCCGTATAGCATTACTTGTAGCAGTTGATCCCACTTCGCGAAGTCAGGTTCCAGTAAAGGTATACTCCGCGAAATACCAGCACAGTTAATAAGCGTATGTAATCCCGCAGACTGCCCGGCTACTTGTGTTCTAAGCCTCTCAATCTGGGCATCAGAAACTACATCTATTTCTACAGCAACATGTCCCTCGCCAGCTAAATTACCAACCACTTTTTGGGTAGCAGCTAAGTCGGGAGCACCCACCATAATTCGCCAACCTTCGTGAGCAAAACGCTCAGCAATAGCCTTTCCAATACCCGATGATCCGCCAATGACCACTACTGTTTTTCTCATAGTGTATCGCTTACCTTTGCTCGAATATTAGCACGAACTAGCTTGTTTCCAAACATCCGACTTTTTCTTTAGGCTTGCAACCACTTTTTTCTTCAGAAATGATTGGGAGAAAGTAGCAATACTACGTTTCTTTCTCCCAAGTGATTCTACTGAACCGCAATATTCCAATCAATTTCGATATCAGATGTGCCGTCGGTAGCGGTAGAGGTAGCAGTCTTTATAGGGGTGCCATCATCTAACGGAGGTTGGTGTTTAAGTACAACTGTAAACATTCCATTAGTAGCATCCCCAGTGGTCCACCTAGTTTCTAGTCCTAGTGGCAAGCCCCCACCATCCTGATCTTCGTAGTTAACTAGATCGGCTCGGGCATCAATGTTACCATCTCCTTCAGGATCAGTAAACACCTCATCATCCCAACCGAAAAAGAACATATGTTCATCATCCTCATTTTCTATTTCTTCGGTTTTATTTTCTATGTCGTCGGGGTCAAGGGCGTCAAAGAGTTCTATCCTCAGAGTATAGGTCGTACTGGCGGCTAGAGCAATGTCAGTCTTTACTGGGTCTTCTGAGCCTTCCCCATCGGGATCCTCCCAGGTAGCTGTCACCGTATCACCGCCGCCATCCGGGGTAAAGGTAAGTATAACCCTAGTGATTTGCTCTTCAGGATTTTCTTCTGGCGGAACATCATCATCTTCATTGCAGGCGGTGAACAATAATACTGTACTGATTAGCAGCGCATAGGCTGCAAATGAAATCAATTTCATAGGATTAAAAATAATTCGTGAAAAACTAACTGGAAAATTGGTATAAAGGGTAAGCTAATCTCTTCTTACAGAAATACTGGTAGAGATCAGCGTATTGAAAAAAGTAATAAAGAAAGAGCACTAACTCTGAGATGGTGGGGCTCGAGAAGACTGATTTTGGTGCAAACCAAAAAAGTACGCGCTCTGAGGCGTAGCATTATTCCAAATGTCGGAAGACTTGTCTATAACTTCTGGATGCAGTAGAGTCGCACCAAAGTAGGTCTGCTGGGTGAGCCAATCGCACAGGGAACAAGCTTCATCAGCCGAAAAGTAAGCATCAGAATAGCCAGCGAACCCGCTACCAATTGCATCTGAACGATGATGGTTATGTAAATGCCAGGAAAACCCTACCACATTCAGCATGAGAAAGCAGACGAGTAGTACTCGACTCACTAAGCAGTACCATACATGATAAGATTGAGGCATCATAGTGGCAATAATAACGAAGCTTCGTTAGTACACGCAACTCTGTTTCAAAAATAATGTTTGTTCTACTCTACAATCATACCGTCTTTGATCTCTAGCTTCTGGTCAGCCATATTGGCTAATTCTTCATTGTGAGTTACAATTACAAAGGTCTGGTTAAGCTCATCGCGCAGACGGAAAAATAAATTGTGTAACTCTTCGGCATTGCGAGAGTCTAGGTTGCCACTAGGTTCATCAGCAAAAACTACCGAAGGGTTGTTCATTAGAGCGCGGGCCACGGCGGTACGTTGCTGTTCGCCGCCCGACATTTCGGAGGGCTTGTGTTGCATACGGTCGCGCAGCCCCAGCCGTTCTAACAGTTCGGTGCCTCGCATTTTAATTTCTTTATCTGAGGTATGATTAGCCAAATACGCCGGAATACAGACATTTTCTAGAGCCGTAAACTCTGGTAATAAATTATGAAACTGAAAAATAAACCCTACATGGCGGTTGCGATATTCGGCCAACTGAGCACCTTTTAGTTTAGTAAGCTCCTTATCGTCTAAAAATACTTTTCCCTGATCGGGTTGATCTAGTGTACCTAAAATATGCAATAGCGTACTCTTACCCGCTCCTGACGCACCTACAATAGAGACTACTTTACCCTTTTCTACGATTAGGTCTATCGACTTTAATACTACCAGGTTACGGTATCGCTTCACAATATTTTCCGCTCTTAGCATCGTAGAATTTGTTTAGAACGCTAAAATTAACAGTATTTTTAATACCTTCGCTAAAAATTTTTTCTGCATGAACATACACGAATATCAAGCTAAAAACCTA
This region of Tunicatimonas pelagia genomic DNA includes:
- a CDS encoding DUF4159 domain-containing protein → MFVIFCNLPILVNGQGITIAKVKYDGGGDWYANKTALPNLIDFCNSNLNTNLALEEEVVDVGSPELFLYPYVYMTGHGNIVFTDDEAENLRKYLISGGFLHVDDNYGLDEFIRLEMKKVFPELEFVELPVEHPIYHQKYDFPKGLPKIHEHDGNPAQGFGLVYEGRLVCFYSYESDLGNGWEDQRIHNDPETVRQQALKMGANIVAFAFTQSE
- a CDS encoding acyl-CoA desaturase; translation: MIIIALFLAHWYFSLFFQTFFLHRYAAHKMFVMNPIWEKVFYVLTWLTQGSSYLSPRAYAVLHRMHHAYSDTPNDPHSPHHTENLFTMMWETKNIYNNILDYDVEPEARFTKDLPDWPAFDKFADLWYVRVGWGVMYSLFYIWAISFAELPGTHWWMYGLLPLHYLMGPVHGAIVNWCGHKYGYSNFDNNDKSKNTLVFDFLMLGELFQNNHHKLPNRQDFATRWFEIDPTYPLMKLLASLKIIKINKLKSA
- a CDS encoding energy transducer TonB, whose product is MKTKKTKQADLERRRSYHFTIGLILSVSVVVVAFEWRSPIGVIELPERPEIIDEVLPPIKSTVQEPPKPKVQPVIIPVADEEDIEDVIDIVLDVDISDPTPDFTKMDEPEVEETDEIHIVVEEKPSFPGGEKAFYQYVASKMKYPKLAVRQGIDGRVFVQFVVNRDGSLTDIQVIKGIGGGCDEEAVRVLGSAPRWNPGKQRGKPVRVRMALPIIFQLQ
- a CDS encoding ammonium transporter, which produces MEEIFTTNNLWMMMATILVFIMHLGFASLESGLTQSKNTVNILFKNATILPIGLLTYCLWGFNIMYPGDEFTGSFFGFAGFGLDMPEGANDGGYNEGYTYWTDFIFQAMFAATAATIVSGAVAERIKLNSFLIFTVIYVGLIYPMVGMWKWGGGFLDAMETSFYDFAGSTLVHSVGGWGALVGVMLLGSRLGKYVDGKIRPIPGHSMPLATIGVFLLWFGWYGFNGGSVLSANPGLVSLVFVTTSLAAAGGAIGALITALIVVRSNDLSMVLNGILGGLVGITAGADQMGVTDSIIIGLVAGALVVLAVVFFDRMKLDDPVGAISVHLVCGIWGTLAVGIFGELAGGAQFVSQLIGVGVVGVFCFVSALLIFYLLKVTVGIRVSREEEIEGLDIGEHKMRAYPDMVEDHTRDKVFS
- a CDS encoding ABC transporter ATP-binding protein — protein: MLRAENIVKRYRNLVVLKSIDLIVEKGKVVSIVGASGAGKSTLLHILGTLDQPDQGKVFLDDKELTKLKGAQLAEYRNRHVGFIFQFHNLLPEFTALENVCIPAYLANHTSDKEIKMRGTELLERLGLRDRMQHKPSEMSGGEQQRTAVARALMNNPSVVFADEPSGNLDSRNAEELHNLFFRLRDELNQTFVIVTHNEELANMADQKLEIKDGMIVE
- a CDS encoding P-II family nitrogen regulator — protein: MKKIEAIIRTSKFEQVVEALADAGVTFLSFYDVKGHGLEKEYRTYRGTTYDVGYIPRTKLEIVVSEEFLQKAVDTILDAAKTGKIGDGKIFVTHLDEVYRIRTGEKGHEAIN
- a CDS encoding BlaI/MecI/CopY family transcriptional regulator — encoded protein: MKELTKAEEQVMQILWQIRKGFVKDILAKMDEPKPAYNTVSTIVRILEKKGFVGYTAYGKTHEYYPLIDKKAYSSFFLKNFLGGYFGGSFPKLVSFFAQENDMDIREFEQLMKYVEDDLKEDEDSSEDKE
- a CDS encoding SDR family NAD(P)-dependent oxidoreductase → MRKTVVVIGGSSGIGKAIAERFAHEGWRIMVGAPDLAATQKVVGNLAGEGHVAVEIDVVSDAQIERLRTQVAGQSAGLHTLINCAGISRSIPLLEPDFAKWDQLLQVMLYGTVKVCRALVPQLEDGGRIINITSIHHDRVAYGSSAYGMAKAAITQLTRALAVELAPRNILTNAIAPGFVNTPMSVKEDGKNELETQWFYDNYIKNSHLPLKRAGTPEEIAGVAWFLAGPDASYMTGSVLEVNGGLTVTF